A single window of Deltaproteobacteria bacterium DNA harbors:
- the cas1 gene encoding CRISPR-associated endonuclease Cas1: MDEYLWPARNVAEYAYCPRLFYLMEVEGVYLPNEETEAGKAVHKRVDRPSSDTEDEVRPKSVRSLTLTSGRLKLTATLDLAEIDGNHAIPVEYRKGRPKKTVMAPPPDDPGESDEPPLASTEPWPTDRVQIGLQVILLEEAGYAVPEAFLYYAAEKLKLAVPVDEALKKDALATLEAAQVCARGSRPLPLVNDRRCEGCSLQPLCLPDEVNYERAGDPGSMPSPRKLWPPRSDGIHLVAQQKGTRIGVRGTSVRITDDRGSVVKEIPLVNMESLSVLGSVQISTQALQVFADREIPVAYLSPAGRLVALVEPATSTSGHIRRAQFKALDAETVKLELARALITAKILNQRKLLQRNHAALPDGALDNLTREAEAAARAESTDSLRGHEGRAAAIYFGLFSGMIRPEAGREFQANGRQRRPPPDPVNCALSLAYSMLTHEATAALRTASLETSIGAFHVSRPGRPALSLDLMEPFRPLIADSCVIAGFNRGEFRDGHFARTAAGCMFTDHGRRAFFNTYGRRMDDEVTHPEFGYRLSYRRMIVLHARMIAAWFMGEVPRLSFLTTR; encoded by the coding sequence ATGGACGAATATCTGTGGCCGGCGCGGAATGTCGCCGAATACGCCTACTGCCCCCGGCTCTTCTACCTGATGGAGGTCGAGGGCGTTTATCTGCCGAACGAGGAGACGGAAGCTGGCAAAGCCGTTCACAAGCGGGTGGACCGTCCGAGTTCCGATACGGAAGACGAAGTAAGGCCCAAAAGCGTTCGCAGTCTTACGCTCACCAGTGGCCGGTTGAAACTGACAGCCACGCTCGATCTGGCCGAAATCGACGGCAACCACGCCATACCGGTCGAATACCGCAAGGGGCGTCCGAAGAAGACCGTCATGGCCCCGCCGCCGGACGACCCTGGCGAATCTGATGAACCGCCCCTTGCCTCCACGGAACCCTGGCCCACCGACCGCGTCCAGATTGGCCTTCAGGTCATCCTGCTGGAAGAGGCCGGTTATGCCGTCCCCGAAGCTTTTCTCTACTACGCCGCCGAGAAACTGAAGCTGGCCGTGCCGGTTGACGAGGCGCTCAAAAAAGATGCGCTTGCCACCCTGGAGGCAGCCCAGGTCTGCGCAAGGGGGAGCCGCCCGCTTCCGCTTGTGAACGACCGGCGCTGCGAGGGCTGCTCGCTCCAGCCGCTTTGCCTGCCGGACGAGGTTAATTACGAACGGGCCGGGGATCCCGGCTCCATGCCCTCTCCCCGCAAGCTCTGGCCGCCCCGAAGCGACGGCATTCATCTGGTGGCCCAGCAGAAAGGAACCCGCATCGGCGTAAGAGGAACCTCCGTGCGAATCACCGACGACCGGGGCTCTGTGGTCAAGGAAATCCCGCTCGTGAACATGGAAAGCCTCTCGGTACTGGGTTCCGTCCAGATATCCACCCAGGCTTTGCAGGTATTCGCGGACCGGGAAATCCCGGTGGCCTATCTGTCGCCTGCCGGGCGCCTGGTTGCGCTCGTCGAGCCCGCCACCAGCACCAGCGGCCATATCCGGCGCGCCCAGTTCAAGGCGCTGGATGCCGAAACCGTCAAACTCGAACTGGCCCGGGCGCTGATCACGGCCAAAATCCTGAACCAGCGCAAACTCCTTCAACGCAATCATGCGGCACTGCCGGACGGCGCCCTGGACAACCTCACGCGGGAAGCCGAGGCCGCCGCCCGCGCCGAATCCACCGACAGCCTTCGTGGGCACGAGGGGCGAGCGGCGGCCATCTATTTCGGCCTTTTCAGCGGCATGATCCGGCCGGAAGCCGGCAGGGAGTTCCAGGCGAATGGCCGCCAGCGCCGCCCGCCCCCCGACCCTGTCAACTGCGCCCTGTCGCTGGCCTATTCGATGCTCACCCATGAGGCGACGGCCGCTCTCCGGACGGCCAGCCTCGAAACCTCCATCGGCGCTTTCCACGTTTCACGGCCGGGCCGCCCGGCGCTCTCGCTCGACCTCATGGAACCGTTCCGTCCGCTCATCGCCGACTCCTGCGTGATCGCAGGATTCAACAGGGGTGAGTTCCGCGATGGCCATTTCGCCAGAACCGCCGCCGGATGCATGTTCACCGATCACGGCCGGAGGGCCTTTTTTAACACTTACGGCCGCCGGATGGACGACGAGGTCACCCACCCGGAGTTCGGCTACCGGCTCTCCTACCGGCGGATGATCGTCCTGCACGCACGGATGATCGCCGCGTGGTTCATGGGCGAGGTGCCGAGGCTATCATTCCTGACAACCCGGTGA
- the cas2 gene encoding CRISPR-associated endonuclease Cas2 — MRRCYLVCYDIRDPKRLRRVHKAMKGYGEPWQFSVFFCVLKNIDRVRMQTDLETEMNQRDDQILVIDMGGDEEAARNAAVVLGQSMKPADSGMVVV, encoded by the coding sequence GTGCGCCGCTGCTATCTCGTCTGCTACGACATCCGCGATCCCAAACGCCTGCGCCGGGTTCACAAGGCCATGAAGGGTTATGGCGAACCGTGGCAGTTTTCGGTCTTCTTCTGCGTCCTGAAGAACATCGACCGCGTCCGCATGCAGACCGATCTCGAAACGGAGATGAACCAGCGGGACGACCAGATTCTGGTCATCGACATGGGCGGCGATGAAGAAGCCGCCCGGAACGCGGCCGTCGTCCTCGGCCAGTCCATGAAACCGGCCGACAGCGGAATGGTGGTGGTGTGA
- the cas12b gene encoding type V CRISPR-associated protein Cas12b: protein MEVRILQTRRNFHPGEGKPMPQNQTITPTQRAYTLRLRGATKDDNSWRDAIWKTHVAVNKGAKVFGDWLLTLRGGLDHNLASDSFGKKTPSETEIRNRKILLALSWLSVESREGAPADYIIPATDTEDTLKEILHGRGVIGKDADEWVAMAAPSLTAAIRDDAVWVNRSKAFDSFAKKMPSGFDRTSASAVIFGFFGKPEAYFFIEAANTSDGDEPGAEEKPPTGKDVDEPADFSNTARSWLSANWGSGEKADTEHVVGTLQRIGKTDLTSFDGDEPEALLRFLVTCCNGQIDPTTDKVTLLKTIGKLIGWKGAPSMGRKALEKVAESRQVTQELIDNLQDKFLSEATDKSEDIGKVIPEWIRQLRPQIEGAIGITFRAPTSDDRERDLIGEYSVLLDHAARRVSIAHSWIKWAEAERQRFEDDAMKKNNIPSAVRDWLDDFCQKRSQTSGAENQYLIRKRALEGWKEIVAAWSTQSCKTRDDRVQRAREKQDELDKFGDINLFERLADDDARVVWESGPDHLINYSAAQVAGHNQQRFKVPAYRHPEPLKHPVFCDFGNSRWSISFDIHEAVKKATKSAAKPAKKKASSNAEVTGEIPSTDDRTLLLGLWNGNSVGDRQLRFASKRLQWDITSPLPNAGEKTEVVRADRFGRAATGAAITESVLAKSIFEQDYWNGRLQAPRAQLDRLAHYLERKGLDWTEESRWDGKARALRDRINWLITFSAKLTPQKGPWLEYADANGLKLYSKPSDDGAYPFSRPGQDKQEKRGSMARLVLCRLPDLRVLSVDLGHRFGAVCAVWHTLSGEQFQRECKAARNEGAEVTVRDLYCHIKFPKKKSNNPSKKQQKEGKDDFHPIRIYRRIGGDLLPDGSPHPAPWARLERQFTIKLQGEDRKTRRATADEMNRVRNFEAEIGLVRRADEKLPIRVDELISQTVRNGRLALQRHGRRAKIAWGFLTDEQHLPGGRFAPLTADARKELYENTLRDWADLATDSRWRDTASRELWEIHVQIHLKDPQVEETRQGREDRLASMKDGIASVAQKLVTDASLRSKLHQVWATRWHTDNKNWKERLRWLHDWILPRGIRKERKDKLKMVRGMGGLSVERINSIKALYQIQKAYRTRPEPGDPRKNVPQKGDNSLNKFGQSILDTLEELRTQRVKQLASRIVEAALGIGIEPKIKGPKDVRRPRERIKDSRFVPCHAVVIENLQNYRPDELQTRRENRMLMSWASAKVRKALQDHCYLYGLHLREVSPNYTSRQDSRTGAPGVRCTDVSVHDFLTSPLWRKAVSRAKENIGKGNTGSELDRYLEGLDNSLQKEWGSKSREERNQARPVRIPRKGGDLFVSADKDSPAAKGLQADLNAAANIGLRALLDPDWPGAWWYVPCDPKTNIPVKEKVLGSVAFADSKLPLVPVQEESESAKSKRGRTRGAKEKTVINWWRDLSAEPVGPGNGWKNYGEYQNRTQFRVVQNLRTHSKDN from the coding sequence ATGGAAGTTAGGATTTTGCAAACACGAAGGAACTTCCATCCGGGAGAGGGTAAACCGATGCCTCAAAACCAAACCATTACGCCAACTCAACGCGCATACACTCTGCGGCTCCGCGGAGCGACAAAGGACGACAATTCCTGGCGCGACGCCATCTGGAAAACCCACGTCGCCGTCAACAAGGGTGCGAAGGTCTTCGGGGACTGGCTGCTGACGTTACGGGGCGGCCTGGATCACAATCTGGCCTCTGACTCTTTCGGCAAAAAAACACCTTCTGAGACCGAAATCCGGAACCGGAAAATACTGCTCGCATTGTCGTGGCTGTCGGTGGAATCCAGGGAAGGAGCACCGGCAGATTACATTATCCCTGCGACAGACACGGAAGACACGCTAAAAGAGATACTTCATGGGCGCGGGGTTATTGGGAAAGACGCGGACGAATGGGTCGCCATGGCTGCTCCGTCATTAACAGCCGCGATTCGTGACGATGCTGTATGGGTGAATCGCAGCAAGGCGTTCGATTCATTCGCAAAAAAAATGCCTTCCGGTTTCGATCGAACATCTGCGTCCGCCGTCATCTTTGGCTTCTTCGGAAAGCCCGAAGCGTATTTTTTCATCGAAGCTGCCAATACTTCGGATGGTGACGAACCGGGCGCGGAAGAAAAGCCTCCGACTGGTAAGGACGTAGACGAACCGGCCGACTTCTCGAATACGGCTCGCAGCTGGCTGAGTGCCAACTGGGGTTCAGGTGAAAAGGCCGACACCGAACATGTCGTCGGAACCCTGCAGCGAATTGGGAAAACCGATCTAACCAGTTTTGACGGCGATGAACCAGAGGCCTTGCTCAGGTTCCTCGTTACGTGCTGCAACGGACAGATCGACCCCACCACGGATAAGGTGACCCTGCTGAAGACTATCGGGAAGCTGATCGGATGGAAGGGTGCACCCTCGATGGGGCGAAAGGCGCTCGAGAAAGTCGCTGAATCCAGACAGGTAACACAGGAACTCATCGACAACCTTCAGGACAAGTTCCTGTCGGAGGCCACCGACAAGAGCGAAGACATCGGGAAAGTTATTCCGGAGTGGATTCGTCAACTACGGCCGCAAATCGAAGGCGCGATCGGGATAACGTTCCGTGCTCCTACTTCCGATGACAGGGAACGGGATTTGATCGGCGAGTATTCGGTCCTGCTCGACCACGCAGCCCGCCGCGTTTCCATTGCACATTCCTGGATCAAGTGGGCCGAAGCCGAGCGGCAAAGGTTTGAAGATGACGCGATGAAGAAAAATAATATACCGTCGGCCGTCAGGGATTGGCTCGACGACTTCTGTCAGAAACGTTCTCAGACGTCGGGGGCTGAAAATCAATACCTTATCCGGAAGCGTGCGCTTGAAGGCTGGAAAGAGATTGTCGCCGCGTGGAGTACCCAATCCTGCAAGACGAGGGACGACCGCGTTCAGCGTGCACGGGAAAAACAGGATGAACTGGACAAATTCGGAGATATCAACCTGTTCGAACGGCTTGCCGATGACGACGCGCGTGTCGTCTGGGAATCAGGACCGGATCACCTGATCAATTATTCCGCCGCTCAGGTTGCCGGACATAACCAGCAACGCTTCAAGGTGCCTGCCTACCGGCATCCCGAACCACTCAAGCATCCCGTATTCTGCGATTTCGGCAATTCACGCTGGTCGATCTCCTTCGATATTCATGAAGCCGTTAAGAAGGCCACGAAAAGTGCGGCAAAACCTGCAAAGAAAAAGGCTTCCAGCAACGCCGAGGTCACCGGGGAAATCCCGTCTACCGACGACCGCACTCTTTTGTTGGGCCTATGGAATGGAAACTCCGTTGGCGACAGACAGCTTCGTTTCGCCTCCAAACGTTTACAATGGGATATTACGTCCCCATTGCCTAACGCTGGCGAAAAAACCGAAGTCGTTCGTGCCGACCGGTTCGGACGGGCTGCGACCGGGGCGGCCATTACAGAATCTGTTTTGGCGAAAAGCATTTTCGAACAAGATTACTGGAACGGCCGCCTCCAGGCCCCTCGCGCCCAGCTAGACCGACTCGCCCATTACCTAGAGAGAAAAGGTTTAGACTGGACTGAAGAAAGCCGGTGGGACGGGAAAGCCCGAGCTTTGCGCGACCGGATCAACTGGCTGATTACGTTCTCAGCCAAGCTGACGCCTCAAAAGGGACCATGGCTTGAGTATGCCGATGCGAATGGTCTTAAGCTCTATTCAAAACCATCCGACGATGGTGCCTATCCTTTCAGCCGGCCAGGGCAGGACAAACAGGAAAAACGCGGTTCCATGGCCCGTCTCGTGCTTTGCCGCCTTCCTGACCTACGCGTGTTGTCTGTAGACCTCGGTCACCGGTTCGGGGCCGTCTGTGCGGTCTGGCACACGCTGTCGGGTGAGCAATTCCAGAGAGAATGCAAAGCCGCCAGGAACGAAGGTGCGGAAGTCACGGTCAGGGACCTGTACTGCCACATCAAATTTCCCAAGAAAAAATCGAATAACCCCAGCAAGAAACAGCAGAAAGAAGGGAAGGACGATTTTCATCCAATCCGCATATACCGCCGGATCGGCGGCGACCTGCTGCCTGACGGTTCACCTCATCCCGCGCCCTGGGCGCGGCTGGAGCGCCAGTTCACCATCAAGCTCCAGGGGGAGGATCGGAAAACTCGGCGGGCAACTGCAGATGAAATGAACCGTGTCCGGAATTTCGAGGCGGAAATTGGCCTTGTCAGACGCGCCGATGAAAAACTGCCCATCCGTGTCGATGAACTCATTTCCCAGACCGTCAGGAATGGGCGACTGGCATTACAGCGTCACGGCCGGCGCGCTAAGATTGCGTGGGGCTTCCTGACAGACGAACAGCATCTCCCCGGCGGTCGCTTCGCACCTCTCACGGCCGACGCACGCAAAGAGCTTTACGAAAACACGCTGCGCGACTGGGCTGATCTGGCTACAGACTCGCGATGGCGGGACACAGCTTCCCGCGAACTTTGGGAAATTCATGTTCAGATACATCTGAAAGATCCCCAGGTGGAAGAAACGCGCCAAGGCCGCGAAGACCGGCTTGCCTCGATGAAAGATGGGATCGCTTCGGTAGCCCAAAAGCTGGTCACCGATGCGAGTCTACGCAGTAAACTCCATCAGGTTTGGGCGACCCGCTGGCATACCGATAATAAAAACTGGAAAGAGCGACTTCGCTGGCTGCATGACTGGATTTTGCCACGAGGGATTCGTAAGGAACGGAAAGATAAATTGAAGATGGTGCGGGGAATGGGCGGATTATCAGTCGAACGCATCAACTCCATTAAAGCGCTATACCAGATTCAAAAGGCCTATCGCACTCGCCCCGAGCCGGGTGATCCGAGAAAAAACGTCCCTCAAAAGGGAGACAATTCTCTCAATAAGTTCGGCCAATCCATTCTCGACACCTTGGAAGAACTGCGCACCCAGCGCGTGAAGCAGCTTGCCAGCCGGATTGTCGAGGCCGCACTCGGAATCGGTATTGAGCCGAAGATCAAAGGTCCCAAGGATGTCCGCCGGCCGCGTGAGCGGATCAAGGATTCGCGCTTTGTTCCCTGCCATGCGGTTGTGATCGAAAACCTCCAGAACTACCGGCCGGATGAACTCCAGACCCGGCGGGAAAACCGGATGCTGATGAGCTGGGCGTCTGCGAAAGTGCGCAAGGCGCTTCAGGATCACTGTTATCTGTATGGCCTTCACCTCCGGGAGGTTTCCCCGAACTACACGTCTCGTCAGGATTCGCGAACGGGAGCACCTGGCGTGAGGTGCACAGACGTATCTGTTCACGATTTTCTTACGTCACCTCTTTGGCGGAAAGCGGTCAGCAGGGCAAAGGAGAATATCGGAAAGGGAAACACCGGAAGCGAACTCGACCGCTATCTCGAGGGCCTTGATAACAGTCTCCAGAAGGAATGGGGATCAAAAAGCCGCGAGGAACGAAACCAAGCCAGACCAGTCCGTATCCCCCGCAAAGGCGGGGACCTGTTCGTTTCAGCGGACAAGGACTCGCCCGCCGCAAAGGGCCTCCAGGCCGATCTGAACGCCGCCGCCAATATCGGTCTCAGGGCACTCCTGGACCCCGACTGGCCGGGAGCCTGGTGGTATGTGCCGTGCGATCCGAAAACGAATATCCCGGTGAAAGAGAAGGTCCTGGGATCGGTTGCATTCGCTGACAGCAAGCTTCCGCTGGTTCCTGTCCAAGAGGAATCGGAGTCTGCGAAAAGCAAAAGGGGTAGAACCAGGGGCGCGAAGGAAAAGACCGTCATTAACTGGTGGCGGGACCTGTCGGCAGAACCGGTTGGCCCCGGAAACGGCTGGAAAAACTACGGTGAGTATCAGAATCGTACTCAGTTCCGGGTCGTCCAGAATCTCCGGACTCACTCCAAGGATAATTGA